A region from the Micrococcus cohnii genome encodes:
- a CDS encoding TraM recognition domain-containing protein — protein MKRENQQVLEGADWPEKMLLFVMLPVMGLYMLYVAAGFLAVRVACGEPPIPEGLLAPLGFVATQDPAAFGTTASGCTATSQGVTGALIGVGVAGVVALVVGVTAWQKYQQSDKKFIKDLRERDGLARSPEIAKAVGRKAVLGRVKKVRPSIKKPKITDGSMRLGKAEGVDVFASYEESVVLIGPPRSGKGVHLLIGAILDAPGPVITTSSRADNLGATAEMRKKKGPVALFDPQGLTGQPSTLKWSPITGCEEPRVANQRSASLIGASGLGASSSNAEWQAPAITIMECLLHAAALGDRTVDDLMRWGNNPAEAKEAVKILTEHPKAAMNWNLVLKGIIEGDPKLLQSKWFGVEGAVKGLSVPEVRDVLRPGEFEEVLDIDKFLTECGTLYIVGTKTGGSSAGPFLIAMMDAITERARELAAKSPGNRLDPPLSLVLDEIANISGAWPGLTQLMADGGGVGVSPFAVFQSMAQARNEWGEQQAQALFDAATVKVQLGGASNVADLEQFAKLAGQRKILRSSTSRGKESTSVSEQVHEAEVVSVSELRRLPFGWGLLLNRNGRPILMQMTRWWDRKDGKEIKAAAGRYSKALLDELESKEAGSSEPTAADRADNPDTVQPKPESSPVPESTTAETTQKEPAAPAEVEPQTESSSTEDTAQDSAEETEGSTATEQKPEPEQAPDPAIVVR, from the coding sequence ATGAAGCGCGAAAACCAGCAGGTGCTCGAAGGTGCTGACTGGCCGGAGAAGATGCTCCTGTTCGTGATGCTCCCGGTGATGGGCCTGTACATGCTGTACGTCGCGGCGGGGTTCCTCGCGGTCCGGGTGGCCTGTGGTGAGCCGCCGATCCCCGAGGGGCTGCTGGCACCGCTGGGGTTCGTGGCCACGCAGGACCCGGCAGCGTTCGGCACGACGGCCTCGGGCTGCACGGCCACCAGTCAGGGTGTCACCGGCGCGCTGATCGGAGTGGGTGTCGCAGGCGTCGTCGCCCTGGTCGTCGGTGTGACGGCGTGGCAGAAGTACCAGCAGTCGGACAAGAAGTTCATCAAGGACCTGCGGGAGCGTGACGGGCTGGCGCGGTCTCCGGAGATTGCCAAGGCCGTGGGTCGCAAGGCCGTGCTGGGTCGGGTGAAGAAGGTGCGCCCGTCGATCAAGAAGCCGAAGATCACCGACGGGTCGATGCGGCTGGGCAAGGCTGAGGGCGTCGACGTGTTCGCCTCCTATGAGGAGTCGGTCGTGCTCATCGGCCCGCCGCGCTCGGGTAAGGGTGTGCACCTGTTGATCGGTGCGATTCTCGATGCGCCGGGGCCGGTCATCACGACCAGCTCGCGTGCGGACAACCTCGGCGCGACGGCCGAGATGCGGAAGAAGAAGGGTCCGGTCGCGTTGTTCGACCCGCAGGGCCTGACGGGGCAGCCCTCGACGCTGAAGTGGTCCCCCATCACCGGGTGTGAGGAGCCGCGGGTGGCGAACCAGCGGTCGGCGTCGCTGATCGGCGCCTCGGGGCTGGGGGCGTCGAGTTCGAACGCGGAGTGGCAGGCCCCGGCGATCACGATCATGGAGTGCCTGCTGCACGCCGCCGCGCTGGGGGACCGGACCGTCGATGACTTGATGCGGTGGGGCAACAACCCGGCTGAGGCGAAGGAAGCGGTCAAGATCCTGACGGAGCACCCGAAGGCCGCGATGAACTGGAACCTCGTGTTGAAGGGGATCATCGAGGGCGACCCGAAGCTGTTGCAGTCGAAGTGGTTCGGCGTCGAGGGCGCGGTGAAGGGCCTGTCGGTGCCGGAAGTGCGTGATGTGCTGCGTCCGGGCGAGTTCGAGGAAGTGCTCGACATCGACAAGTTCCTCACCGAGTGCGGGACGCTCTACATTGTCGGCACGAAGACGGGCGGCTCCAGTGCGGGGCCGTTCCTGATCGCGATGATGGACGCGATCACGGAGCGGGCGCGTGAGCTGGCGGCGAAGTCGCCGGGGAACCGGCTCGATCCGCCGTTGTCGTTGGTGCTGGACGAGATCGCGAACATCTCGGGTGCCTGGCCGGGTCTGACGCAGCTGATGGCCGATGGTGGCGGTGTTGGGGTGTCTCCGTTCGCGGTGTTCCAGTCGATGGCTCAGGCCCGTAACGAGTGGGGAGAGCAGCAGGCGCAGGCGCTGTTCGACGCGGCCACGGTGAAGGTCCAGCTCGGTGGTGCCTCGAACGTCGCGGACCTGGAGCAGTTCGCGAAGCTGGCCGGTCAGCGGAAGATCCTGCGGTCCTCGACGTCGCGCGGCAAGGAGTCCACGTCGGTGTCGGAGCAGGTGCACGAGGCCGAGGTCGTATCGGTGTCGGAGCTGCGTCGTCTGCCGTTCGGCTGGGGGCTGCTGCTGAACCGCAACGGGCGGCCGATCCTGATGCAGATGACCCGGTGGTGGGACCGCAAGGACGGCAAGGAGATCAAGGCGGCAGCGGGCCGGTACTCGAAGGCGCTGCTGGACGAGCTCGAGTCGAAGGAAGCCGGGTCGTCCGAGCCGACGGCGGCGGACCGCGCCGACAACCCGGACACGGTGCAGCCGAAGCCTGAGTCCTCTCCCGTGCCGGAGTCCACGACTGCGGAGACGACGCAGAAGGAGCCTGCGGCCCCGGCCGAGGTGGAGCCGCAGACGGAGTCCTCGTCTACGGAGGACACCGCGCAGGACTCGGCGGAAGAGACCGAGGGCTCGACGGCGACGGAGCAGAAGCCGGAGCCAGAGCAGGCACCGGACCCGGCAATCGTGGTGCGGTGA
- a CDS encoding GNAT family N-acetyltransferase: protein MTPSVLEATGADIPQAARVLASAFEEYPWTRWTIPAEEYSERLEALQAIYLRHALDHGIVLIERDGHGVAAFLAPGAPVPSEADQARIAVLMGDRLAALVATGLPEHPAGAWELATIGVDPARWGQGVASSLLSDGLRRLDAVGATTVLETSDPRNVTLYSRHGFAVEVTTNIPSGPVVHTMRRPAQHT, encoded by the coding sequence ATGACGCCATCCGTCCTCGAGGCCACCGGCGCCGACATTCCACAGGCGGCCCGCGTGCTGGCCTCTGCCTTCGAGGAGTACCCGTGGACGCGCTGGACGATCCCTGCCGAGGAGTACTCTGAACGTTTGGAGGCACTGCAAGCGATCTACCTTCGCCACGCTCTCGACCATGGGATCGTGCTCATCGAGCGCGACGGCCACGGAGTCGCGGCCTTCTTGGCTCCTGGCGCTCCTGTCCCGAGCGAGGCCGACCAGGCACGTATCGCAGTTCTGATGGGCGACCGGCTTGCTGCTCTTGTGGCGACCGGACTGCCTGAACACCCGGCTGGCGCGTGGGAACTCGCGACGATTGGGGTGGACCCCGCGAGATGGGGCCAGGGCGTCGCGTCCTCGCTTCTCTCCGACGGGCTGCGAAGGCTCGATGCGGTGGGGGCCACTACGGTCCTGGAAACCTCCGATCCACGAAACGTCACCCTGTACTCGCGCCATGGGTTCGCCGTTGAAGTTACGACCAACATTCCGTCAGGACCTGTCGTCCACACCATGCGGCGCCCCGCGCAGCACACTTGA
- a CDS encoding recombinase family protein, with protein MAIAGYARVSTRDQNSSLSTQKQALEELGSQKVFCDVISGSKSARPGLRAAFEWLRSGDTLLVTRLDRLGRSTVDTLRTVAELEERGVRLKALDLDLDSTTPAGRLVMRTMASLAEWERELLVERTRDGLAHARAQGRVGGRPRVLSSAGVDAVKAALAAGLPVAQIAALHGVSRRTITRVRAGEYD; from the coding sequence GTGGCAATCGCGGGGTACGCACGGGTGTCGACGCGCGACCAGAACTCGTCGCTGTCGACGCAGAAGCAGGCGCTCGAGGAGCTTGGATCGCAGAAGGTGTTCTGCGATGTCATCAGCGGCTCGAAGTCGGCGCGACCTGGGCTGCGTGCAGCGTTCGAGTGGTTGAGGTCTGGGGACACGCTGTTGGTGACCCGTCTGGATCGTCTCGGACGGTCGACGGTGGACACGTTGAGGACGGTTGCTGAGCTGGAGGAGCGGGGCGTGCGGTTGAAGGCCCTCGATCTGGACTTGGACAGCACGACTCCTGCGGGACGGCTGGTGATGCGGACGATGGCGTCCCTGGCCGAGTGGGAGCGGGAGCTGCTGGTCGAGCGCACGCGTGATGGACTGGCTCATGCGCGGGCGCAAGGTCGGGTCGGTGGTCGGCCGCGGGTGCTGTCCTCCGCGGGAGTGGACGCGGTCAAGGCGGCGCTGGCGGCGGGGTTGCCGGTGGCGCAGATCGCGGCGCTTCACGGGGTCTCGCGTAGGACGATCACGCGAGTGCGCGCGGGGGAGTACGACTGA
- a CDS encoding IS256 family transposase, whose product MTAPHIVDPERLLREAIGEASPDLLRHLLQTVINALLSADADAVCGAEYGTASDTRTAQRNGYRHRPLDTRAGTIDVAIPKLRAGTYFPEWLLERRKRAESALITVVADCYLAGVSTRRMDKLVRQLGIDSLSKSQVSRMAAELDEHIDAFRHRPLGDAGPFVFLAADALTMKVREGGRVINAVAMVATGVNADGRREVLGLRVATTESGAAWNEFFADLVARGLHGVRLVTSDSHRGLVEAIAANLPGAVWQRCRTHYAANLMAVTPKAMWPAVKAMLHSVYDQPDGPAVHAQFDRLLDYVAERLPAVAGHLDAAREDILAFISFPKDVWSQIWSNNPAERLNREIRRRTDAVGIFPNRDAVVRLVGAVLAEQTDEWAEGRRYLGLELLARCREPLTQEPGTVMGTEVMPALA is encoded by the coding sequence ATGACCGCTCCTCACATTGTCGACCCTGAACGCCTGCTACGCGAAGCGATCGGCGAAGCCTCGCCGGACTTGTTGCGCCACCTGCTGCAGACCGTGATCAACGCCCTGCTCAGCGCTGACGCAGACGCGGTCTGCGGCGCCGAGTACGGCACCGCTTCTGATACCCGCACCGCACAGCGCAACGGGTACCGCCACCGGCCCCTCGACACCCGCGCCGGCACGATCGACGTGGCCATCCCGAAACTGCGCGCCGGCACGTACTTCCCAGAGTGGCTGCTCGAGCGACGCAAGCGGGCCGAGTCCGCGTTGATCACGGTCGTCGCCGACTGCTACCTCGCTGGGGTCTCCACCCGACGCATGGACAAGCTCGTGCGCCAGCTGGGCATCGACTCGCTCTCGAAGTCCCAGGTCAGCCGGATGGCCGCCGAGCTGGACGAGCACATCGACGCGTTCCGGCACCGCCCGCTGGGGGATGCCGGCCCGTTCGTGTTCCTCGCCGCGGACGCCCTGACCATGAAGGTTCGCGAGGGTGGTCGGGTGATCAACGCGGTGGCCATGGTCGCCACCGGCGTCAACGCTGACGGGCGACGTGAGGTACTCGGGCTGCGGGTGGCCACCACGGAGTCAGGCGCGGCGTGGAACGAGTTCTTCGCTGATCTGGTCGCCCGCGGCCTTCACGGGGTGAGACTGGTGACTTCGGACTCCCACCGTGGCCTGGTCGAAGCCATCGCGGCGAACCTGCCCGGGGCCGTGTGGCAGCGGTGCCGCACGCACTATGCCGCGAACCTGATGGCGGTGACCCCGAAGGCCATGTGGCCGGCGGTGAAGGCCATGCTCCACAGCGTCTACGACCAGCCTGACGGGCCCGCGGTGCACGCCCAGTTCGACCGGCTCTTGGACTACGTGGCCGAGCGGTTGCCCGCCGTGGCTGGGCACCTCGATGCTGCTCGGGAGGACATCCTCGCGTTCATCTCGTTCCCGAAGGACGTGTGGTCCCAGATCTGGTCGAACAACCCTGCCGAGCGCCTGAATCGGGAGATCCGGCGCCGCACGGACGCGGTGGGCATCTTCCCGAACCGGGATGCCGTGGTGCGGCTCGTGGGGGCCGTGTTGGCTGAGCAGACGGATGAGTGGGCCGAGGGCCGCCGGTACCTCGGTCTCGAGCTGCTGGCCCGCTGCCGCGAGCCCCTCACGCAAGAACCGGGCACCGTGATGGGCACGGAGGTGATGCCGGCCCTGGCCTGA
- a CDS encoding single-stranded DNA-binding protein encodes MVMSLSRVLWKVHSKAPTVTASMLGTVLAAGEGYTTIRDSTPQEIFDRETRQYRDLDPIYYDVRIGREQLGKNVLESVDTGQRVSVTGKYSVEPYVNREGQAGLNNGIWADEVSASMQHNTVQMGPSVGGAQAGRERGLEGQRPENVAADPAWQASTQPVEQNLGIEQAGPGMSGPSR; translated from the coding sequence GTGGTGATGTCCCTTTCGAGAGTGCTGTGGAAGGTTCACTCGAAGGCTCCCACGGTGACCGCGTCCATGCTGGGGACGGTGTTGGCGGCCGGGGAGGGTTACACCACTATCAGGGACTCAACTCCGCAGGAGATCTTCGACCGTGAAACCCGCCAGTACCGCGACCTCGACCCGATCTACTACGACGTGCGGATCGGCCGCGAACAGTTGGGCAAGAACGTGCTCGAGTCGGTCGACACCGGACAGCGCGTCAGCGTGACGGGCAAGTACAGCGTCGAGCCGTACGTAAACCGTGAGGGCCAGGCCGGCCTGAACAACGGAATCTGGGCTGACGAGGTGTCGGCGTCTATGCAGCACAACACGGTCCAGATGGGGCCGAGCGTCGGCGGCGCACAGGCCGGACGTGAGCGCGGGCTGGAGGGCCAGCGCCCGGAGAACGTCGCGGCGGACCCGGCCTGGCAGGCGTCCACGCAGCCGGTCGAGCAGAATCTCGGGATCGAGCAGGCAGGGCCGGGCATGTCCGGCCCGTCGCGCTAA